A part of Liolophura sinensis isolate JHLJ2023 chromosome 1, CUHK_Ljap_v2, whole genome shotgun sequence genomic DNA contains:
- the LOC135466379 gene encoding 5-demethoxyubiquinone hydroxylase, mitochondrial-like: MFSNLCRRSRQVGRVKTLQDVCCVACRAISSNQTAKYRRTKALLDKIIRVDHAGELGADRIYEGQIAVLGRTAVGPLIKEMQAQEKEHRETFEKLMVKHRVRPTALLPLWHIAGYVLGAGSALLGKEGAMACTVAVEDVIGEHYNNQIRELVELDPEEHRELLKTLKKFRDDELHHHDTGLEHDAEKAPFYTALTQVIKVGCRGAVWISEKV, encoded by the exons ATGTTCTCGAATCTCTGCAGAAGAAGCCGTCAAGTAGGGAGAGTGAAGACACTTCAGGATGTATGCTGTGTGGCTTGTAGGGCAATATCATCGAATCAAACGGCCAAGTATAGGAGAACTAAGGCTCTATTGGACAAGATCATCCGTGTGGACCACGCTGGGGAACTTGGTGCTGATCGTATTTATGAAGGGCAGATCGCTGTGTTGGGGAGGACAGCTGTAGGGCCGTTAATAAAG GAAATGCAAGCTCAGGAAAAAGAGCACAGAGAGACATTTGAGAAGTTGATGGTTAAACACAGAGTCCGACCCACTGCCCTGTTACCTCTCTGGCACATAGCAGGATATGTCTTAG GAGCAGGCTCGGCCTTGTTAGGTAAGGAGGGAGCAATGGCCTGTACAGTGGCTGTGGAAGATGTGATTGGAGAACATTATAACAA tcAAATTCGAGAACTTGTTGAGTTGGACCCAGAAGAACACAGGGAACTGCTTAAg ACATTGAAAAAGTTTCGAGATGATGAGCTGCATCATCATGATACTGGATTAGAACATGATGCTGAGAAG GCCCCATTTTACACAGCTCTGACACAGGTGATAAAGGTGGGCTGTAGAGGTGCGGTCTGGATTTCAGAGAAAGTGTGA